Proteins from one Embleya scabrispora genomic window:
- a CDS encoding SAM-dependent methyltransferase has protein sequence MTEPSHQPRDHQDFPLSGAGLTALSIAAERNLESRRPDRLFDDHLAAAFLAPLDASRAAPPAGFRPRRSLGARWSGMHGFIGLRTRLFDDELLAAARVGGRQMVLLGAGLDTRAFRLPWPAGVRVFELDRQDVLRYKAEVLARARARARCHRVPVPVDLADEWAAALCSAGFDPTLPTVWVAEGLLLYLGRADCDGLLARVGALSQPGSRLVLDHVNAAMMQTEEFAHMAHELARVGVAWRSSIDDPLQWLAGFGWQATLVDVESYAAGLGRPVPPVLAADQRLAQRLWLVSARR, from the coding sequence ATGACCGAGCCGAGCCACCAACCCCGCGACCACCAGGATTTCCCGCTGTCGGGAGCCGGCCTGACCGCGTTGAGCATCGCCGCCGAACGCAACCTGGAGAGCCGTCGTCCCGATCGACTCTTCGACGACCACCTCGCGGCGGCCTTCCTGGCCCCACTGGACGCGTCCCGCGCGGCGCCGCCGGCCGGATTCCGGCCGAGGAGGTCGCTGGGCGCACGCTGGTCCGGGATGCACGGATTCATCGGGCTGCGCACCCGCCTGTTCGACGACGAACTGCTCGCCGCCGCCCGCGTCGGCGGGCGCCAGATGGTGCTGCTCGGGGCCGGACTGGACACCCGCGCCTTCCGGCTGCCCTGGCCGGCGGGGGTGCGGGTGTTCGAGCTCGACCGACAGGACGTGCTGCGTTACAAGGCGGAGGTGCTGGCGCGGGCGCGGGCGCGGGCGCGATGTCACCGCGTGCCGGTGCCGGTCGACCTCGCCGACGAGTGGGCGGCGGCGCTGTGTTCGGCCGGATTCGACCCCACGCTGCCCACCGTGTGGGTGGCCGAGGGATTGCTGCTCTACCTCGGTCGGGCCGACTGCGACGGGCTGCTCGCGCGCGTCGGCGCACTGTCGCAGCCGGGCAGCCGGCTGGTTCTGGACCACGTCAACGCGGCGATGATGCAGACCGAGGAGTTCGCCCACATGGCGCACGAGCTCGCCCGGGTCGGGGTGGCCTGGCGGTCCTCGATCGACGACCCGCTGCAGTGGCTGGCCGGCTTCGGCTGGCAGGCCACTCTGGTCGACGTCGAGTCGTACGCCGCCGGCCTGGGCCGGCCGGTACCGCCCGTGCTCGCCGCCGACCAGCGGTTGGCCCAACGCCTGTGGCTGGTCTCGGCGCGACGCTGA
- a CDS encoding MFS transporter, translating to MRKWPPLVAICLGTFMLLVDVTIVTVALPDMATDLDTELSDLEWVVDIYALALAALLLGIGSTADLLGRKATYLVGLVVFAIASLVCALAPDAGVLIAARGVQGIGAAGMFGTTIALLGSHYRGKDRAVAFAVWGATNAVAAAAGPVVGGLLTEYLDWRWIFYVNLPVSVIAVVLSVRVLEEERPAERHRIDLPGIVAFTVAAGSVTFALIRAHVDGWTSVNTLGMLGLGLVALIVFIVVERRHPYPILDLTLFRSRAFVGIMSAGLLMQAAAFAYLLFTSLWLQTVLGYGPIKAGLYILPLSISAFVLSALVGRLGPWAPKPAIGIGMLFIAAGAALQAFVEAGSSGTVIIGGLLVAGVGVGLVTPTLSGAALASVPAARGGMAGGAVNTFRQLGFALGIAVFGVIFQARVQDVLTDKGRLANAHDVAGALTGGQAQGVIARTPEPERASMDHLVREAFASGLNVTLWVAAGMAVLAALVVFVLVDTPASRESSDEEPDSAEATSAVGHV from the coding sequence ATGCGTAAGTGGCCGCCCCTTGTGGCGATCTGCCTGGGTACGTTCATGCTGCTCGTGGACGTGACCATCGTGACCGTGGCCCTGCCGGACATGGCTACCGATCTGGACACCGAGCTGTCCGATCTGGAGTGGGTCGTCGACATCTACGCGCTGGCGCTGGCCGCGCTGCTGCTCGGCATCGGATCGACCGCGGACCTCCTGGGTCGCAAGGCCACCTACCTGGTCGGCCTGGTGGTCTTCGCGATCGCCTCACTGGTGTGTGCGCTGGCCCCCGACGCCGGCGTGCTGATCGCGGCCCGCGGTGTCCAGGGCATCGGCGCGGCCGGCATGTTCGGCACCACCATCGCCCTGTTGGGCTCGCACTACCGGGGCAAGGACCGCGCCGTCGCGTTCGCCGTGTGGGGTGCCACGAACGCGGTGGCCGCGGCGGCGGGACCGGTGGTCGGCGGTCTGTTGACCGAATACCTGGACTGGCGTTGGATCTTCTACGTCAACCTGCCGGTGAGCGTGATCGCGGTCGTGCTGAGCGTGCGGGTGCTCGAGGAGGAGCGCCCCGCGGAGCGCCACCGCATCGACCTCCCGGGCATCGTCGCGTTCACCGTCGCCGCCGGGTCGGTCACCTTCGCGCTGATCCGGGCCCACGTCGACGGCTGGACGTCGGTGAACACGCTGGGCATGCTCGGGCTCGGCCTGGTCGCGCTGATCGTGTTCATCGTGGTGGAGCGCCGGCACCCGTACCCGATCCTGGACCTCACGCTCTTTCGGAGCCGGGCGTTCGTGGGCATCATGTCGGCCGGCCTGTTGATGCAGGCCGCGGCGTTCGCCTATCTGCTGTTCACGTCCCTGTGGTTGCAGACCGTTCTGGGCTACGGGCCGATCAAGGCGGGCCTGTACATCCTGCCGCTGAGCATCTCGGCGTTCGTACTCTCCGCCCTGGTGGGCCGACTGGGACCGTGGGCCCCCAAACCCGCGATCGGCATCGGCATGCTCTTCATCGCGGCGGGCGCGGCGTTGCAGGCGTTCGTCGAGGCCGGCTCGTCGGGCACGGTGATCATCGGCGGCCTGCTGGTGGCCGGCGTCGGGGTGGGTCTGGTCACGCCGACCCTGTCCGGTGCCGCGTTGGCCTCGGTTCCGGCGGCTCGTGGCGGCATGGCCGGCGGTGCGGTCAACACCTTCCGCCAACTCGGCTTCGCCCTGGGCATCGCCGTGTTCGGCGTCATCTTCCAGGCCCGGGTCCAGGACGTGCTCACCGACAAGGGCCGGTTGGCCAACGCCCACGACGTGGCCGGGGCCCTGACCGGCGGTCAGGCGCAGGGCGTGATCGCCCGCACCCCCGAACCCGAGCGGGCCTCGATGGATCATCTGGTCCGGGAAGCCTTCGCCTCGGGCCTGAATGTGACGCTGTGGGTCGCCGCGGGCATGGCCGTCCTGGCCGCGCTCGTGGTCTTCGTCCTGGTCGACACGCCCGCGTCCCGGGAATCGAGCGACGAGGAGCCCGACTCGGCGGAGGCGACCTCGGCGGTGGGACACGTGTGA
- a CDS encoding alpha/beta hydrolase — MTIVYGAFDRAALDREYSPSSRAPDFLRTLDQAADRSRQARADLACRPDVRYGPDPAERLDYFPATRPGAPLFVFVHGGHWQQCSKEESAFAAPRFVSSGAAFAALGYGLAPGNSLAEMVASVRRALRWLCEHADALGHAGDAVYAGGSSAGAHLVAAALSGPEAGPRVPGVCLLSGVYDLQPIRSSYVNDALGLDRETAERYSPLRAGTLAARSVIIARGADETFEYARQQREFVQMLRGGGHPVRDLVVVGRNHFDLPFDLGRVGTSVGDAVLAQMGLSPPAARP; from the coding sequence ATGACCATCGTCTACGGCGCGTTCGATCGAGCCGCGCTCGACCGGGAGTACTCGCCGAGTTCCCGCGCGCCCGACTTTCTGCGGACCCTGGACCAGGCCGCGGATCGCAGCCGGCAGGCACGCGCCGACCTGGCCTGCCGCCCGGACGTGCGATACGGACCCGATCCGGCCGAGCGGCTCGACTACTTCCCCGCGACCCGGCCCGGCGCACCGCTGTTCGTGTTCGTCCACGGCGGCCACTGGCAGCAGTGCAGCAAGGAGGAATCCGCCTTCGCCGCACCCCGGTTCGTGAGTTCCGGGGCGGCGTTCGCGGCGCTGGGATACGGACTGGCGCCGGGCAACTCGCTGGCCGAGATGGTCGCGTCGGTGCGGCGCGCGCTGCGCTGGTTGTGCGAGCACGCCGACGCGCTCGGACACGCGGGCGACGCGGTGTACGCGGGCGGGAGTTCGGCCGGCGCCCATCTCGTCGCGGCGGCGCTCAGCGGACCCGAGGCGGGGCCGCGAGTGCCCGGGGTGTGCCTGCTCAGCGGGGTGTACGACCTGCAACCGATCCGGTCGAGCTACGTCAACGACGCGCTGGGACTGGATCGGGAAACCGCGGAGCGCTACAGTCCGCTGCGGGCGGGAACCCTCGCCGCACGATCGGTGATCATCGCCCGAGGAGCCGACGAGACCTTCGAATACGCCCGGCAGCAAAGGGAGTTCGTCCAGATGCTGCGGGGCGGGGGGCACCCGGTTCGCGATCTGGTGGTGGTCGGACGCAATCACTTCGACCTGCCGTTCGATCTCGGTCGGGTCGGGACCTCGGTCGGTGACGCGGTGCTGGCACAGATGGGCCTGTCGCCACCCGCCGCCCGGCCCTGA
- a CDS encoding Lrp/AsnC family transcriptional regulator, with the protein MDSTRLDRLERQLVHALQIDGRAPLSRVAAVLDVSDQTVARRYRKLHNSGAMRVLGLPDVSRFGQVEWLVRIQCSPDAAAGVAAALARRDDTSWVSLTAGGTEIVCVTRSGPRTDGDSLLLQKLPRTPRVVGVTAHNILHAFSGGPTGWHGKADSLTPDQIRELDAGLGDPPTRRERLEMFEGDGKLLAMLALDGRAGYAKLAEVTGWSESTAKRRLERLRRARALFFDVEIDSALLGYEAEMMLWLSVPPAALVAVGEALAEHHEVAFAAAVTGSANLVAMVACHDTDDFYHYLTTRIATLTQVVAMETAPVIRSVKRAGSVPKSLSAGSGPPRR; encoded by the coding sequence GTGGATTCCACCAGGCTCGACCGGCTGGAACGGCAATTGGTACATGCGCTCCAGATCGACGGGCGCGCGCCTTTGAGTCGAGTGGCCGCGGTCCTGGACGTATCCGATCAGACCGTGGCCCGCCGCTATCGCAAGCTGCATAACTCCGGTGCCATGCGGGTGCTGGGCCTGCCCGACGTCAGCCGCTTCGGTCAGGTCGAGTGGCTGGTCCGGATCCAGTGCAGCCCCGACGCGGCGGCCGGCGTCGCCGCCGCCCTGGCCCGGCGCGACGACACCTCCTGGGTCAGCCTGACCGCCGGCGGCACCGAGATCGTCTGCGTCACCCGCAGCGGGCCGCGTACCGACGGCGATTCGCTGCTCCTGCAGAAGTTACCGCGCACTCCACGCGTGGTCGGGGTCACCGCGCACAACATCCTGCACGCGTTCTCCGGCGGCCCGACCGGCTGGCACGGCAAGGCCGACTCGCTGACCCCCGACCAGATCCGCGAACTCGACGCGGGGCTGGGCGATCCCCCCACGCGGCGCGAGCGACTGGAGATGTTCGAGGGCGACGGCAAACTCCTGGCCATGCTCGCCCTGGACGGTCGGGCCGGCTACGCCAAACTGGCCGAGGTGACCGGCTGGTCCGAATCGACCGCCAAGCGCCGGTTGGAGCGGCTGCGCCGGGCCCGGGCGCTGTTCTTCGACGTGGAGATCGATTCGGCGCTGCTCGGCTACGAGGCCGAGATGATGTTGTGGCTCTCCGTGCCCCCGGCGGCCCTGGTCGCGGTCGGTGAGGCGCTGGCCGAGCATCACGAGGTCGCCTTCGCCGCCGCCGTCACCGGCTCGGCGAATCTGGTCGCGATGGTCGCCTGCCACGACACCGACGACTTCTACCACTACCTGACCACGCGGATCGCCACCTTGACCCAGGTGGTGGCGATGGAGACGGCTCCGGTCATCCGCTCGGTCAAGCGCGCCGGCAGCGTACCCAAGTCGTTGTCCGCCGGGAGCGGTCCGCCCCGGCGCTGA